In the genome of Saccharomonospora viridis DSM 43017, one region contains:
- the ehuA gene encoding ectoine/hydroxyectoine ABC transporter ATP-binding protein EhuA, whose translation MIRFDRVVKRFGDNVVLRDLSFSTEAGEFVTLIGPSGSGKTTILRLLMTLERVNGGMIEVGGEPLSHMKKNGKLVPADEKHLRKVRRRIGMVFQQFNLFPNMKVLQNITEAPMRVLGKSRDEAEDKARSLLEMVGLTDKVDAHPSQLSGGQQQRVAIARALAMEPDVLLLDEVTSALDPELVAGVLGVLREIASTTDITFLCVTHEMQFARDVSDRVMMFDSGRIIEDGHPEKLFTDPSHARTREFLQAVLDRA comes from the coding sequence ATGATCCGCTTCGACCGGGTGGTCAAGAGATTCGGTGACAATGTCGTTCTGCGCGACCTCAGTTTCAGCACCGAAGCAGGCGAGTTCGTCACCCTCATCGGGCCCAGTGGATCGGGTAAGACAACCATTTTACGGCTGCTGATGACCCTGGAACGGGTCAACGGGGGCATGATCGAGGTCGGTGGCGAACCGCTGAGCCACATGAAGAAGAACGGCAAGCTCGTTCCCGCCGACGAGAAACACCTGCGCAAGGTGCGACGCCGTATCGGAATGGTGTTCCAGCAGTTCAACCTGTTCCCGAACATGAAGGTGTTGCAGAACATCACCGAGGCCCCGATGCGGGTCCTGGGCAAGTCCCGGGACGAAGCCGAGGACAAGGCGAGGTCACTGCTGGAGATGGTCGGCCTGACCGACAAGGTCGACGCTCACCCGTCGCAGCTGTCCGGGGGGCAGCAGCAGCGTGTGGCCATCGCGCGGGCGTTGGCGATGGAACCCGACGTGTTGCTGTTGGACGAGGTGACCTCGGCGCTCGACCCGGAACTCGTGGCTGGGGTGTTGGGTGTGCTGCGGGAGATCGCGAGCACCACCGACATCACGTTCCTGTGCGTGACCCACGAGATGCAGTTCGCCCGCGACGTGTCGGACCGGGTGATGATGTTCGACTCGGGGCGGATCATCGAGGACGGTCATCCGGAGAAGCTGTTCACCGATCCCTCCCACGCCAGGACCAGGGAATTCCTGCAAGCGGTGCTCGATCGGGCGTGA
- the ehuD gene encoding ectoine/hydroxyectoine ABC transporter permease subunit EhuD — MNSVWDWQFAFEVLPAILHGLLVTIQATVLGSALAYVLGLVFALLRRSPIRLVSGGVWLFMEFVRSTPLLVQLFFLFYVLPLVGITLSPMVTGVIGLGLHYATYTAEVYRAGIEAVPKGQWEAATALSLPRTRTWTAVILPQAITRVLPALGNYTISMFKETPLLLAIGVLDIVGAAQEEASLAFRYVEPITIAGILFLLLSYPSSLLVRYLERRFGLAKQSV; from the coding sequence GTGAACTCGGTATGGGATTGGCAATTCGCCTTCGAGGTCCTGCCCGCCATCCTCCACGGGCTACTGGTCACCATCCAGGCCACGGTGCTCGGTTCCGCGCTCGCGTACGTCCTGGGCTTGGTGTTCGCGCTGCTGCGCCGATCACCGATCCGGCTGGTCAGCGGGGGTGTCTGGCTGTTCATGGAGTTCGTGCGCAGCACGCCCCTGCTGGTGCAGCTGTTCTTCCTCTTCTACGTCCTGCCGCTGGTCGGGATCACGCTGTCGCCGATGGTGACCGGGGTGATCGGTCTCGGACTGCATTACGCCACGTACACGGCCGAGGTGTACCGCGCGGGTATCGAGGCCGTGCCCAAGGGACAGTGGGAGGCCGCGACCGCGTTGAGCCTGCCACGGACACGCACCTGGACCGCGGTGATCCTGCCGCAGGCGATCACGCGAGTGTTGCCCGCATTGGGCAACTACACGATCTCGATGTTCAAGGAGACCCCGCTGTTGTTGGCGATCGGAGTGCTCGACATCGTCGGCGCGGCCCAGGAAGAAGCATCGTTGGCATTCCGATACGTCGAACCGATCACTATCGCCGGTATTCTCTTCCTTCTCCTGAGCTACCCGTCCTCGCTACTCGTCCGATATTTGGAGCGTCGTTTTGGACTCGCAAAGCAATCCGTATAG
- the ehuC gene encoding ectoine/hydroxyectoine ABC transporter permease subunit EhuC, with protein sequence MFDNTAHFVSVIADGLLVTLQATVGGIVFATILSFVAGLAMLSRFVAVRVVARTYVEIWRGTSEVVQLFWIYFVLPILTGFQLLPLWAGIVVLGLNFGAYGAEIVRGAVQAVPKEQHEGAVALNFSTSQRLRRVILPQALVEMMPPFNNLFIQLLKGTSLLTFITVPEMTHQAQVVLVPAYTGEVALIFSILLVFYLLVSIVITLVMRGLERWASVKVGRTPPKRETAIARGGGVA encoded by the coding sequence ATGTTCGACAACACTGCCCATTTCGTCTCCGTCATCGCTGACGGCCTACTGGTGACACTGCAGGCGACGGTGGGCGGCATCGTCTTCGCCACGATACTGTCCTTTGTGGCCGGTCTGGCGATGCTGTCGCGGTTTGTCGCCGTACGGGTCGTCGCGCGGACATACGTCGAGATCTGGCGGGGCACCTCCGAAGTCGTCCAGCTGTTCTGGATCTACTTCGTCTTGCCGATACTGACCGGCTTCCAACTCCTGCCGCTTTGGGCGGGCATCGTGGTGCTCGGTCTGAACTTCGGTGCCTACGGTGCCGAGATCGTGCGCGGCGCGGTGCAGGCGGTGCCGAAGGAGCAGCACGAGGGTGCGGTCGCGCTCAACTTCTCCACCTCACAGCGGTTGCGGCGAGTGATCCTGCCCCAGGCGCTCGTGGAGATGATGCCGCCGTTCAACAACCTGTTCATCCAGTTGCTCAAGGGCACCTCGCTGCTGACGTTCATCACGGTGCCCGAGATGACCCACCAAGCGCAGGTCGTGCTCGTGCCGGCCTACACCGGGGAAGTGGCGTTGATCTTCAGCATCCTGCTGGTGTTCTACCTGCTCGTGTCCATTGTGATCACATTGGTGATGCGGGGGCTGGAGCGGTGGGCCTCGGTGAAGGTCGGCAGAACGCCGCCCAAGCGGGAGACCGCCATCGCCCGAGGCGGTGGTGTCGCGTGA
- the ehuB gene encoding ectoine/hydroxyectoine ABC transporter substrate-binding protein EhuB, with protein MKGAMAVGLAASLAACTEAPQMGGQGGGNTLQRIRDAGTVKVGIAGEIPYGFTQGGEVTGESPEVAKAVFKALGVENVEATQVEFDQLIPALQAGQYDMVAAGMAIIPKRCEQAQFSTVDYVTNTAFLVPQGNPQDVTSFEDIKEKGLGLAVLSGTIEQQVAQALNVGEIQTYGGQSEMLQALQAGRAYAGALTDISLRALLDQNPGVKFEVTEGFVPVVDGKEQIQAGGFVFRKGETELVNAFNEELTKLHDSGQWLEIVEPFGFTEDNLPPKDVTTEQLCSGE; from the coding sequence ATGAAAGGCGCGATGGCGGTCGGTCTCGCCGCGTCATTGGCAGCGTGCACGGAAGCACCACAAATGGGTGGTCAGGGCGGCGGAAACACACTCCAGCGAATACGTGACGCCGGCACCGTGAAAGTAGGCATCGCCGGGGAGATCCCCTACGGATTCACGCAGGGCGGTGAGGTGACGGGTGAGTCACCCGAGGTCGCGAAGGCGGTCTTCAAGGCGCTCGGCGTCGAGAACGTCGAGGCCACCCAAGTCGAGTTCGATCAGCTGATCCCCGCGCTCCAGGCGGGTCAGTACGACATGGTCGCCGCGGGCATGGCGATCATTCCCAAACGGTGTGAACAAGCGCAGTTCTCCACCGTCGACTACGTCACCAACACGGCGTTCCTGGTCCCCCAAGGCAATCCGCAGGACGTGACGTCGTTCGAGGACATCAAGGAGAAGGGGCTGGGGCTCGCGGTGCTGTCGGGCACGATCGAACAACAAGTGGCCCAAGCCTTGAACGTCGGCGAGATCCAGACCTACGGCGGACAGTCCGAGATGCTGCAGGCGTTGCAGGCGGGCAGAGCCTACGCCGGTGCGCTCACCGACATCTCGTTGCGCGCGTTGTTGGACCAGAATCCGGGGGTCAAGTTCGAGGTCACCGAAGGTTTCGTACCCGTGGTGGACGGTAAGGAGCAGATCCAGGCGGGCGGCTTCGTGTTCCGCAAGGGTGAGACCGAGCTGGTGAACGCCTTCAACGAGGAGCTCACCAAGCTGCACGACAGCGGCCAATGGCTGGAGATCGTCGAGCCGTTCGGATTCACGGAAGACAACCTGCCGCCGAAGGACGTCACCACCGAACAGTTGTGTTCCGGCGAGTGA
- a CDS encoding LysE family translocator: protein MTWSTYGSYLVLVIFVVLAPGPDTVVALKNSFAGGFRGGLAATLGIATGNFAQGTAVAFGIGALIVESQPVFHTLRWLGVAYLCYLGVQALRSARKGDYATVDATGAQHTWFRRFREGFLTNVTNPKVLALYLSVLPQFIDPVHSTTEDTLLLAYTVAVLGALWQLLLVAFVHTVRTWLQRRSVRRGLDVATGATLLGFGAVLAVEG from the coding sequence GTGACGTGGAGTACGTACGGCAGCTACCTCGTGCTTGTGATCTTCGTCGTCCTCGCTCCGGGGCCCGACACCGTGGTGGCGCTCAAGAACTCGTTCGCCGGAGGATTCCGCGGCGGGCTGGCGGCGACCCTCGGGATCGCCACGGGCAACTTCGCTCAAGGCACCGCGGTGGCGTTCGGTATCGGCGCGCTGATCGTCGAATCGCAGCCGGTATTCCACACACTGCGTTGGCTCGGTGTCGCCTATCTCTGCTACCTCGGCGTACAGGCGCTGAGATCGGCGAGGAAGGGCGACTACGCGACGGTCGACGCCACCGGTGCACAGCACACCTGGTTCCGACGGTTCCGAGAAGGGTTCCTCACCAACGTCACGAACCCGAAGGTGCTCGCTCTCTACCTGTCCGTGCTACCGCAGTTCATCGATCCCGTACACAGCACGACGGAAGACACCCTTCTCCTCGCCTACACCGTGGCGGTGCTGGGCGCGCTGTGGCAGCTTCTCCTGGTCGCGTTCGTGCACACGGTGCGCACCTGGCTGCAACGCAGAAGCGTGCGCCGGGGCCTGGACGTGGCCACCGGCGCGACGCTTCTGGGTTTCGGTGCGGTTCTCGCCGTCGAAGGCTGA
- the murA gene encoding UDP-N-acetylglucosamine 1-carboxyvinyltransferase, with product MSEHFDVYGGARLVGEVEVVGAKNSVLKLMAAALLAEGTTTIRNCPRILDVPLMADVLRSVGCEVELDGDVTRITTPAELSHRADSPAMGKLRASVCVLGPLVGRLKKAVVALPGGDAIGSRPLDMHQNGLRKLGATSTIEHGCVVAEADGLHGAQIWLDFPSVGATENILMAAVLAEGTTVIDNAAREPEIVDLCTMLTEMGARIEGAGTSTLTVEGVDSLRPTDHHVIGDRIVGATWAFAAAMTRGDVTVTGVNPHHLDLVLEKLRLAGADVTTFDDKGFRVVQNDRPRAVDFVTLPYPGFATDLQPFAVALSAVSEGTSMITENVYEARFRFIEEMVRLGADARTDGHHAVVRGVERLSSAPVWASDIRAGAGLVLAGLCAEGVTQVWDVFHIDRGYPEFVENLNRLGARVERVSSESDGAPTE from the coding sequence ATGAGCGAGCACTTCGACGTGTACGGCGGTGCGCGTCTGGTCGGTGAGGTCGAGGTTGTCGGCGCGAAGAACAGCGTGCTGAAGCTGATGGCGGCGGCTCTGCTCGCCGAGGGGACCACCACGATCAGGAACTGCCCGCGGATTCTCGACGTCCCGTTGATGGCCGACGTGTTGCGCAGCGTCGGTTGCGAGGTCGAGCTGGACGGCGATGTCACGCGGATCACCACCCCGGCCGAGCTGTCGCACCGCGCTGATTCTCCCGCGATGGGCAAGCTACGCGCGTCCGTGTGCGTACTCGGCCCGCTGGTGGGGAGGTTGAAGAAGGCGGTGGTCGCTCTACCGGGTGGCGACGCCATCGGTTCGCGACCGTTGGACATGCATCAGAACGGCCTACGCAAGCTCGGGGCGACGAGCACCATCGAGCACGGTTGTGTGGTCGCCGAGGCCGACGGACTGCACGGCGCACAGATCTGGCTGGATTTCCCCAGCGTGGGAGCGACCGAGAACATCCTGATGGCCGCTGTGCTCGCCGAGGGCACCACGGTGATCGACAACGCGGCTCGTGAGCCGGAGATCGTCGACCTGTGCACGATGCTGACCGAGATGGGGGCCCGTATCGAGGGTGCGGGTACCTCGACGTTGACGGTCGAGGGCGTGGACAGTCTGCGTCCCACCGACCACCACGTGATCGGTGACCGTATCGTCGGCGCGACGTGGGCGTTCGCCGCCGCCATGACACGCGGTGACGTGACGGTGACGGGCGTGAATCCGCACCATCTCGACCTCGTGCTGGAGAAACTGAGGTTGGCGGGTGCGGATGTGACCACGTTCGACGACAAGGGGTTCCGCGTCGTCCAGAACGACCGTCCGCGCGCGGTGGACTTCGTGACGCTGCCGTACCCGGGTTTCGCCACGGACCTGCAGCCGTTCGCGGTGGCGTTGTCGGCGGTGTCCGAAGGCACGTCCATGATCACGGAGAACGTCTACGAGGCGCGGTTCCGGTTCATCGAGGAGATGGTGCGACTGGGGGCCGACGCCAGAACCGACGGACACCATGCCGTGGTACGCGGTGTGGAGCGGTTGTCGAGCGCACCGGTGTGGGCCTCGGACATCCGGGCGGGCGCCGGGCTCGTTCTCGCGGGCCTGTGTGCCGAGGGCGTCACCCAGGTCTGGGACGTCTTCCACATCGACCGCGGCTATCCCGAGTTCGTCGAGAACCTCAACCGCCTCGGCGCGAGGGTGGAGCGGGTGTCGAGCGAGTCCGACGGCGCGCCGACTGAGTGA
- a CDS encoding cob(I)yrinic acid a,c-diamide adenosyltransferase, with protein sequence MPVRINRVYTRVGDSGTTALGDGTRVPKTDPRLGAYADVDETNSVIGVALALGSLPDDISRVLRRVQNDLFDVGADLSTPVIDDPPYPPLRITQDYIDRLEDWCDEFNERVGKLTSFILPGGSPGAALLHQARTVARRAERSAWALVEADPDGTNTLAVTYLNRLSDLLFILARVANPDGDVLWKPGGER encoded by the coding sequence ATGCCCGTACGGATCAACCGTGTCTACACCAGAGTCGGGGACAGCGGCACCACGGCGCTCGGCGACGGCACCCGTGTCCCGAAGACCGACCCACGTCTAGGCGCGTACGCGGACGTCGACGAAACCAATTCGGTCATCGGTGTCGCCCTCGCGCTCGGTTCACTGCCCGACGACATCAGCCGAGTGCTCAGGCGCGTGCAGAACGACCTGTTCGACGTCGGCGCCGATCTGAGCACGCCCGTGATCGACGACCCGCCGTACCCCCCGCTGCGGATCACGCAGGACTACATCGACCGCCTCGAGGACTGGTGCGACGAATTCAACGAACGGGTGGGCAAGCTGACGTCGTTCATCCTCCCCGGCGGTTCACCCGGCGCAGCGCTGCTGCACCAAGCACGCACGGTGGCACGCAGGGCCGAGCGGTCGGCGTGGGCACTGGTCGAGGCGGACCCGGACGGCACCAACACTCTCGCGGTCACCTATCTCAACCGACTGTCCGACCTGCTGTTCATCCTCGCCAGAGTCGCCAATCCGGACGGTGACGTGTTGTGGAAGCCGGGAGGCGAACGCTGA
- a CDS encoding DUF2550 domain-containing protein, giving the protein MDIVIVVLGLLLVLLVIALCYILRWVFMRRHGGVSVALRWNPDSERAGWHLGVGRYRGEEFVWYRVWSLRVGPSRVFRRDTLEIVARRDPVGTESYAVPMGSRVLRCRSDDDEPIEIAMGPDALTGFLSWLESAPPGRSMPRAS; this is encoded by the coding sequence ATGGACATCGTCATTGTGGTCCTGGGGCTCCTGCTCGTGCTGCTCGTCATCGCGCTGTGCTACATCCTGCGGTGGGTGTTCATGCGCCGCCACGGCGGCGTCAGCGTGGCGCTGCGGTGGAATCCGGACAGTGAACGAGCCGGATGGCATCTTGGAGTCGGCCGGTATCGCGGTGAGGAATTCGTCTGGTACCGCGTGTGGAGCCTGCGTGTAGGCCCGAGCCGGGTGTTCCGGCGGGATACGCTTGAGATCGTCGCGCGGCGCGACCCGGTGGGCACGGAGTCGTACGCCGTCCCCATGGGGTCGCGGGTGCTGCGATGCCGGTCGGACGATGACGAGCCGATCGAGATAGCCATGGGCCCCGATGCTTTGACGGGTTTTCTGTCTTGGTTGGAGTCCGCTCCACCGGGCAGGAGCATGCCTCGAGCAAGCTGA
- a CDS encoding F0F1 ATP synthase subunit epsilon, protein MAEMSVELVAVERRLWSGKAQFVAAQTTEGEIGILPGHEPVLGQLVEGGIVKVTTTDGHTVTAAVHGGFLSVTGDSVSVLAESAELGDEIDVEQARRALADEDATERARAAARLRAAGQTV, encoded by the coding sequence GTGGCTGAGATGTCCGTCGAGCTGGTGGCTGTCGAACGCCGCCTGTGGTCGGGTAAGGCGCAGTTCGTCGCCGCGCAGACCACCGAGGGCGAGATCGGAATTCTGCCCGGTCACGAGCCCGTGCTCGGCCAGCTCGTCGAGGGCGGCATCGTGAAGGTGACGACCACGGACGGGCACACGGTGACCGCGGCCGTGCACGGCGGGTTCCTGTCGGTCACGGGCGATAGCGTCAGCGTTCTCGCCGAGTCCGCCGAGTTGGGCGACGAGATCGACGTGGAGCAGGCGCGGCGCGCGTTGGCCGACGAGGACGCGACCGAACGCGCGAGGGCTGCTGCCAGGCTTCGGGCGGCTGGTCAAACGGTCTGA
- the atpD gene encoding F0F1 ATP synthase subunit beta, with protein MTAVQDTATAAKGRIVSVIGPVVDVEFPRGAVPELNNALKVEVEFEELRKTVTLEVAQHLGDNLVRTISLQPQDGLVRGAEVVDTGAPISVPVGEKVKGHVYNALGECLDEPGYGADLERWSIHRKPPAFDQLEGKTEMLETGLKVIDLLTPYVQGGKIGLFGGAGVGKTVLIKEMITRVARNFGGTSVFAGVGERTREGTDLFLEMSEDGVINDTALVFGQMDEPPGTRMRVALSALTMAEYFRDVQNQDVLLFIDNIFRFTQAGSEVSTLLGRMPSAVGYQPTLADEMGVLQERITSTRGRSITSMQAIYVPADDYTDPAPATTFAHLDATTELSRSVFQKGIFPAVDPLASSSTILDPAIVGEEHYRVASEVIRILQKYKELQDIIAILGMDELSEEDKLTVNRARRIERFLSQNMLVAEQFTGVPGSTVPLSETIEAFDKITKGEFDHYPEQAFLGIGGLDDLEKKYKEITGK; from the coding sequence ATGACTGCCGTGCAAGACACAGCAACCGCGGCCAAGGGGCGGATCGTCTCCGTGATCGGGCCGGTCGTCGACGTCGAGTTCCCCCGCGGCGCGGTGCCCGAGTTGAACAACGCCCTCAAGGTGGAGGTCGAGTTCGAGGAGCTGCGCAAGACGGTCACGTTGGAGGTGGCGCAGCACCTCGGTGACAACCTCGTGCGCACGATCTCGCTGCAGCCGCAGGACGGCCTGGTGCGAGGCGCCGAGGTCGTCGACACCGGCGCGCCGATCTCGGTGCCGGTCGGCGAGAAGGTGAAGGGGCACGTCTACAACGCGCTCGGTGAGTGCCTGGACGAGCCTGGCTACGGTGCGGACCTGGAGCGTTGGTCCATTCACCGCAAGCCGCCGGCGTTCGACCAGCTCGAGGGCAAGACCGAGATGCTGGAGACCGGCCTGAAGGTGATCGACCTGCTCACCCCGTACGTGCAGGGTGGCAAGATCGGTCTGTTCGGTGGTGCCGGTGTGGGCAAGACGGTGCTGATCAAGGAGATGATCACCCGTGTCGCCCGGAACTTCGGTGGTACCTCGGTGTTCGCCGGTGTCGGTGAACGTACGCGTGAGGGTACGGACCTGTTCCTGGAGATGAGCGAGGACGGCGTCATCAACGACACCGCGCTCGTCTTCGGGCAGATGGACGAGCCGCCGGGCACCCGTATGCGCGTCGCGCTGTCCGCCCTGACGATGGCGGAGTACTTCCGCGACGTGCAGAACCAGGACGTGCTGCTGTTCATCGACAACATCTTCCGGTTCACCCAGGCCGGTTCCGAGGTGTCGACCCTGCTGGGCCGGATGCCGTCGGCCGTGGGTTACCAGCCGACGCTGGCGGACGAGATGGGTGTGCTGCAGGAGCGCATCACCTCGACCCGGGGCCGGTCGATCACCTCGATGCAGGCCATCTACGTGCCCGCGGACGACTACACCGACCCGGCGCCGGCGACGACGTTCGCCCACCTGGACGCCACCACCGAGCTGTCGCGGTCGGTGTTCCAGAAGGGCATCTTCCCGGCCGTGGACCCGCTGGCCTCCAGCTCCACGATCCTCGACCCGGCCATCGTCGGTGAGGAGCACTACCGGGTCGCCTCCGAGGTCATCCGGATCCTGCAGAAGTACAAGGAGCTGCAGGACATCATCGCGATCCTCGGTATGGACGAGCTGTCGGAAGAGGACAAGCTCACGGTGAACCGGGCTCGTCGGATCGAGCGGTTCCTGTCCCAGAACATGCTGGTGGCGGAGCAGTTCACCGGTGTTCCGGGGTCGACGGTGCCGCTGTCGGAGACCATCGAGGCCTTCGACAAGATCACCAAGGGCGAGTTCGACCACTACCCGGAGCAGGCGTTCCTGGGTATCGGTGGTCTCGACGACCTCGAGAAGAAGTACAAGGAAATCACCGGCAAGTGA
- a CDS encoding F0F1 ATP synthase subunit gamma, which produces MTAQLRELRQKVRATKSIGKITKAMELIATSRISKAQARVEASRPYATEITNVLSALAGASTSLDHPLLVERPNPKRVAVLVVTSDKGLVGAYNANVLRATEELLALLREQGKDPQLYVIGTKGVNYYRFRDREIAGSWTGFSQQPRYENAAEVGATLVDAFVAGADDDGASAGADGVLGVDELHIVYTEFRSMLTQTPVARRIAPLEVEYTEEAPEVIPPAYEFEPSAEQLLGALLPKYINTRIYAALLESAASELAAQRNAMKSASDNAQELVETYTRLANQARQAQITQEISEIVGGADALAATGSDV; this is translated from the coding sequence ATGACCGCTCAGCTTCGTGAGCTCCGGCAGAAAGTCCGGGCAACCAAGTCGATCGGGAAGATCACCAAGGCGATGGAGCTCATCGCCACGTCGCGCATCAGCAAGGCGCAGGCGAGGGTGGAGGCGTCCCGGCCGTACGCCACGGAGATCACCAACGTGCTCTCCGCCCTGGCCGGGGCCAGCACCAGCCTCGACCACCCGTTGTTGGTCGAGCGGCCGAACCCGAAGCGGGTCGCCGTGCTGGTGGTGACCAGTGACAAGGGCCTCGTCGGCGCCTACAACGCCAATGTGCTGCGGGCGACCGAGGAATTGCTTGCCCTGCTCCGGGAACAGGGCAAGGACCCTCAGCTCTACGTGATCGGTACCAAGGGCGTGAACTACTACAGGTTCCGTGACCGCGAGATCGCGGGCAGCTGGACCGGCTTCTCGCAGCAGCCGCGCTACGAGAACGCCGCCGAAGTGGGTGCGACCTTGGTGGACGCGTTCGTGGCCGGTGCCGACGATGACGGGGCGAGTGCGGGTGCCGACGGTGTGCTCGGCGTGGACGAGCTCCACATCGTGTACACCGAGTTCCGTTCGATGCTTACGCAGACGCCGGTCGCTCGACGTATCGCCCCGCTCGAGGTCGAATACACCGAGGAGGCCCCCGAGGTCATTCCCCCGGCGTACGAGTTCGAGCCGAGTGCCGAGCAGTTGCTGGGTGCACTGTTGCCCAAGTACATCAATACGCGGATCTACGCGGCGTTGTTGGAGTCGGCGGCGTCCGAGTTGGCGGCACAGCGTAACGCCATGAAGTCGGCGTCGGACAACGCCCAGGAGCTGGTCGAGACCTACACCCGACTGGCGAACCAGGCCCGCCAGGCTCAGATCACCCAGGAGATTAGCGAAATCGTCGGTGGGGCTGACGCGCTCGCCGCCACAGGAAGTGATGTGTAA
- the atpA gene encoding F0F1 ATP synthase subunit alpha codes for MAELTISSDEIANAIENYVSSYSPDVSREEVGVVVDTGDGVAHVEGLPGTMANELLEFPGGVLGVAQNLEPRQIGVVILGDFESIEEGQEVKRTGQILSIPVGDNFLGRVIDPLGKPLDGLGDIEATERRALELQAASVVERQPVSEPLQTGITAIDAMTPIGRGQRQLIIGDRKTGKTAVCIDTIINQKANWETGDPKKQVRCIYVAIGQKGSTIASVRKSLEDAGAMEYTTIVAAPASDSAGFKWLAPYSGSALGQHWMYQGKHVLIVFDDLTKQAEAYRAISLLLRRPPGREAFPGDVFYLHSRLLERCAKLSDELGGGSLTGLPVIETKANDISAYIPTNVISITDGQCFFQSDLFNSGQRPAVDVTTSVSRVGGDAQIKAMKKVSGSLRIDLSQYEELKAFAAFASDLDAASKAQLDRGARLYELLKQPQYSPIPVEQQVITVFLGTNGHFDDVPIEDTARFNSELLETIRHRHDDILAEIRDTGQWTDELAERVVEVTKEFKKGFTTSEGKPLVGEESVDPMDADKVGQESVKVHRPATVKK; via the coding sequence ATGGCGGAGCTGACGATCTCCTCGGATGAGATCGCCAACGCGATCGAGAACTACGTCTCGAGTTATTCCCCGGACGTGAGCCGGGAAGAGGTCGGCGTCGTCGTCGACACCGGCGACGGTGTGGCCCACGTCGAGGGTCTGCCGGGCACCATGGCCAACGAGCTGCTGGAGTTCCCCGGCGGGGTCCTCGGCGTCGCGCAGAACCTCGAACCGCGCCAGATCGGTGTCGTCATCCTCGGTGACTTCGAGTCCATCGAGGAAGGCCAGGAAGTCAAGCGCACCGGTCAGATCCTCTCGATCCCGGTCGGCGACAACTTCCTCGGCCGTGTCATCGACCCGCTCGGCAAGCCGCTCGACGGACTCGGCGACATCGAGGCGACCGAGCGTCGCGCCCTGGAACTGCAGGCCGCGTCCGTGGTGGAACGGCAGCCGGTGTCGGAGCCGTTGCAGACCGGTATCACGGCGATCGACGCCATGACCCCGATCGGTCGTGGTCAGCGGCAGCTGATCATCGGTGACCGTAAGACCGGTAAGACCGCGGTCTGCATCGACACGATCATCAACCAGAAGGCCAACTGGGAGACCGGCGACCCGAAGAAGCAGGTCCGCTGCATCTACGTCGCGATCGGCCAGAAGGGCTCCACGATCGCTTCGGTGCGCAAGTCGCTGGAGGACGCCGGTGCGATGGAGTACACGACCATCGTCGCCGCGCCCGCTTCCGACTCCGCCGGTTTCAAGTGGTTGGCCCCGTACTCGGGTTCCGCGCTCGGCCAGCACTGGATGTACCAGGGCAAGCACGTCCTGATCGTGTTCGACGACCTCACCAAGCAGGCCGAGGCGTACCGTGCGATCTCGCTGCTGCTGCGTCGTCCGCCGGGCCGTGAGGCGTTCCCCGGTGACGTCTTCTACTTGCACTCCCGGCTGTTGGAGCGTTGCGCGAAGCTGTCGGACGAGCTGGGTGGTGGTTCGCTGACCGGTCTCCCGGTCATCGAGACCAAGGCCAACGACATCTCGGCCTACATCCCCACGAACGTCATTTCGATCACCGACGGACAGTGCTTCTTCCAGTCCGACCTCTTCAACTCCGGTCAGCGCCCCGCGGTCGACGTGACCACGTCGGTGTCGCGAGTCGGTGGTGACGCCCAGATCAAGGCGATGAAGAAGGTCTCGGGCTCGCTGCGGATCGACCTGTCGCAGTACGAGGAGCTGAAGGCGTTCGCGGCCTTCGCCTCGGACCTGGACGCGGCCTCGAAGGCCCAGCTCGACCGCGGTGCCCGCCTGTACGAGCTGCTCAAGCAGCCGCAGTACTCGCCGATCCCGGTCGAGCAGCAGGTCATCACGGTGTTCCTCGGCACGAACGGTCACTTCGACGACGTTCCGATCGAGGACACGGCTCGGTTCAACAGCGAGCTGCTGGAGACGATCCGGCACCGGCACGATGACATCCTCGCCGAGATCCGGGACACGGGGCAGTGGACCGACGAGCTCGCCGAGCGGGTCGTCGAGGTGACCAAGGAGTTCAAGAAGGGCTTCACCACCTCCGAGGGCAAGCCGTTGGTCGGCGAGGAGTCCGTGGACCCCATGGACGCCGACAAGGTCGGTCAGGAATCCGTGAAGGTGCACCGTCCCGCGACTGTGAAGAAGTAG